Proteins encoded together in one Thermoplasmatales archaeon BRNA1 window:
- a CDS encoding 5-(carboxyamino)imidazole ribonucleotide mutase — protein MAKAFIIMGSKSDFEVASKAIKVLKKFGVDFDIAVSSAHRTPERTQTLVTNSDADVFIAIAGLSAALPGVIASFTTKPVIGVPVKGDLNYDALLSIVQMPPGIPVACVGLGRADNAATLAAEIMALKDPALGKKLQEDRLAQAEKVSKDSVSVVEEAKKVE, from the coding sequence ATGGCCAAGGCATTCATCATCATGGGGAGCAAGAGCGATTTCGAGGTCGCCTCGAAAGCCATCAAGGTCCTCAAGAAGTTCGGAGTGGATTTCGACATCGCGGTCTCCTCCGCGCACCGCACCCCCGAGCGTACCCAGACTCTAGTTACCAACAGCGATGCCGACGTTTTCATCGCGATTGCTGGACTCTCCGCGGCGCTGCCCGGGGTCATCGCTTCCTTCACAACAAAACCCGTCATCGGCGTCCCCGTCAAGGGCGACCTGAACTACGATGCCCTGCTTTCGATCGTCCAGATGCCTCCGGGAATCCCGGTCGCATGTGTCGGACTCGGGAGGGCCGACAACGCGGCCACCCTAGCAGCGGAGATCATGGCACTCAAGGACCCCGCACTCGGGAAGAAGCTGCAGGAGGACCGTCTGGCACAGGCAGAGAAGGTCTCCAAGGACTCCGTCTCCGTGGTCGAGGAAGCGAAGAAGGTCGAGTGA
- a CDS encoding tRNA intron endonuclease: MPGELEGQSVFIRDVREASQTYSKGCFGYPMSGGFLELDLVEAAFLLSLNRLEVRKGKKKMDFPSLFDYASGRVEGFDIKYRVFKDLRERGFIVKPESGSFDLRVYPRGKLPSEVPPVYLVCAVSERSATNLSVFSRDVSESEDMGKRLLYGVADEEGDITYYKMFFKSPEGNIDPAVKKCSAVGKLVGDIIFVFDESEGKSLYEEAFFGKQSGGILQLSLIEGCYLIHTGELRVFDRKGNEMDEAALVAFGKKNQDEFDLRLKAYYDLRARGLVVKTGFKYGTHFRVYEGSPDECHARYLVHAVTASKIAMWPEISRTVRLSGGVRKEILFCRIGDGEKIDYLSFQWFKP, encoded by the coding sequence ATGCCCGGAGAACTCGAGGGACAGTCCGTATTCATCCGCGACGTCAGGGAAGCCAGCCAGACCTACAGCAAGGGCTGCTTCGGTTATCCCATGAGCGGGGGGTTCCTCGAACTCGACCTCGTGGAAGCGGCATTCCTTCTCAGCCTCAACCGTCTAGAGGTACGCAAGGGCAAGAAGAAGATGGATTTCCCGTCCCTCTTCGACTACGCCTCCGGCAGGGTCGAGGGGTTCGACATCAAGTACAGGGTCTTCAAAGACCTCCGCGAGAGGGGATTCATTGTCAAACCCGAATCGGGAAGCTTCGATCTCCGCGTCTATCCCAGGGGCAAGCTCCCTTCCGAGGTCCCCCCGGTGTACCTGGTGTGTGCGGTGTCCGAGAGGTCGGCCACCAATCTCAGCGTGTTCTCAAGGGACGTCTCCGAGTCCGAGGACATGGGGAAGAGGCTCCTCTACGGGGTGGCCGACGAGGAGGGCGACATCACCTACTACAAGATGTTCTTCAAATCGCCCGAGGGCAACATCGATCCCGCGGTGAAGAAGTGCTCCGCGGTCGGGAAGCTGGTTGGCGACATAATATTCGTCTTCGACGAGAGCGAGGGCAAATCCCTCTACGAGGAGGCCTTCTTCGGAAAGCAGTCCGGGGGCATCCTGCAGCTCTCCCTCATCGAGGGGTGCTACCTCATCCACACAGGGGAACTGAGGGTATTCGACCGCAAGGGAAACGAGATGGACGAGGCCGCATTGGTTGCCTTCGGCAAGAAGAACCAGGACGAGTTCGATCTCAGGCTGAAGGCCTACTACGATCTCCGCGCAAGGGGACTGGTCGTCAAGACCGGTTTCAAGTACGGCACCCACTTCCGTGTCTACGAGGGATCTCCCGACGAGTGCCACGCGAGATATCTGGTCCATGCGGTGACAGCCTCCAAGATCGCCATGTGGCCGGAGATCTCCAGAACGGTGCGCCTGTCCGGCGGTGTCCGCAAGGAGATCCTCTTCTGCCGCATCGGAGACGGGGAGAAGATAGACTATCTTTCCTTCCAGTGGTTCAAACCCTGA
- a CDS encoding Transcription initiation factor IIB (TFIIB), protein MMPKQREETEEIKVCPECGSRHLVRDYERGELVCEDCGLVLDDNFIDQGPEWRAFDVEQGEKRARAGAPMTYTIHDKGLSTEISWKNKDSYGKSIPTRNRAQLYRLRKWQRRIRVSNATERNLAFALSELDRMASAMGLPRNVRETAAMIYRKAVNKNLIRGRSIEGVVAASLYAACRQCGVPRTLDEVANSSRVGRKEIGRTYRFMTRELKLKLMPTKPQDYVQRFCSELKLSGEVQTKAAEILKDASDKELTSGRGPTGVAAAAIYISSILCNERRTQREVADVAGVTEVTIRNRYKELTEKLGIEIQL, encoded by the coding sequence ATGATGCCAAAGCAAAGAGAAGAAACAGAAGAAATTAAGGTCTGCCCGGAGTGCGGCAGCCGTCACCTCGTCCGCGACTACGAGCGCGGGGAACTGGTCTGCGAGGACTGCGGTCTCGTCCTCGACGACAACTTCATCGATCAGGGGCCCGAGTGGAGGGCATTCGATGTTGAACAGGGTGAGAAGAGGGCGCGTGCAGGAGCACCGATGACCTACACCATCCACGACAAGGGACTTTCCACCGAGATCTCCTGGAAGAACAAAGACTCTTACGGAAAGAGCATCCCCACCAGGAACCGCGCCCAGCTCTACAGGCTGAGGAAGTGGCAGCGCAGGATCAGGGTTTCCAACGCTACCGAGAGGAACCTGGCCTTCGCCCTGTCCGAACTGGACAGGATGGCATCTGCTATGGGACTTCCCAGGAACGTCAGGGAGACCGCCGCCATGATCTACAGGAAAGCGGTCAACAAGAATCTCATCAGGGGAAGGTCCATCGAGGGCGTCGTCGCGGCATCCCTGTATGCAGCGTGCAGGCAGTGCGGTGTCCCCAGGACCCTCGACGAGGTCGCCAACAGCAGCCGCGTCGGGAGGAAGGAGATCGGAAGGACCTACAGGTTCATGACCCGCGAACTGAAGCTGAAACTCATGCCGACCAAGCCCCAGGACTACGTCCAGAGGTTCTGCTCCGAGCTGAAGCTCAGCGGAGAGGTCCAGACCAAGGCTGCCGAGATCCTGAAGGACGCCTCCGACAAGGAGCTCACCTCCGGAAGAGGGCCCACCGGTGTCGCCGCCGCGGCGATCTACATCTCCTCCATCCTGTGCAACGAGCGCAGGACCCAGAGGGAGGTTGCCGATGTTGCCGGCGTGACCGAGGTCACCATCAGGAACAGGTACAAGGAACTCACCGAGAAACTCGGAATCGAGATCCAGCTCTGA
- a CDS encoding transcriptional regulator, MarR family — MCFPLYACARKVVSDYTPLLKPLGITYTQYIVFMVLWERDDLSIGEICERLNLDNGTLTPLLKKMESNGFINRTRSKSDERVIRVTLTDKGKELREKAVSVPVSMRQCLHALTDEEIKQMYVLLYKLLNSD, encoded by the coding sequence TTGTGCTTCCCGCTGTACGCCTGCGCGAGGAAGGTCGTCAGCGACTACACACCGCTCCTGAAGCCCCTCGGCATAACATATACCCAATACATCGTCTTCATGGTCCTCTGGGAGAGGGACGACCTTTCCATCGGCGAGATCTGCGAGAGGCTGAACCTGGACAACGGCACGCTGACCCCCCTGCTGAAGAAGATGGAGTCCAACGGGTTCATCAACCGCACCCGCAGCAAGAGCGACGAGAGGGTCATCAGGGTAACCCTAACCGACAAGGGGAAGGAGCTCCGCGAGAAGGCGGTCTCAGTCCCAGTATCGATGAGGCAGTGCCTGCACGCGCTCACCGATGAGGAGATCAAGCAGATGTATGTCCTCCTGTACAAGCTGCTGAACAGCGACTGA
- a CDS encoding GMP synthase (glutamine-hydrolyzing), with the protein MTGFFDEEGFIEEALEMINSSVPSDAKAIIACSGGVDSMVAATIASKAIGDRLLAIYVDSGLMRKGETEEVEAMMKHMGINYRVARVADEYFEALKGVTDPEEKRKIIGEKFIRVFERYAKEFGATYLFQGTIAPDWIESGDGVRDTIKSHHNVGGLPKDLGMTLVEPLRDLYKDEVRQVARKLGVEASERQPFPGPALAVRCLGEVTPEKIEVVREACFIVEDEIAKAAGSGETVRPWQYFAVLLPTKTVGVQGDRRAYGYTIAVRAVDSVDGMTATFSRLPLEVLNRISVRITDTMKSQVNRVVYDITSKPPATVEWE; encoded by the coding sequence ATGACCGGATTCTTCGACGAGGAGGGCTTCATCGAGGAGGCCCTCGAGATGATCAATTCCTCCGTCCCTTCGGATGCAAAGGCGATCATCGCCTGCTCGGGAGGGGTGGACAGCATGGTGGCTGCGACCATCGCATCCAAAGCGATCGGCGACAGGCTCCTCGCCATCTATGTCGACAGCGGGCTCATGAGGAAGGGCGAGACCGAGGAGGTCGAGGCCATGATGAAGCACATGGGCATCAACTACAGGGTGGCCCGTGTGGCCGATGAGTACTTCGAGGCCCTCAAGGGGGTCACCGACCCCGAGGAGAAGAGGAAGATTATCGGGGAGAAGTTCATCCGCGTCTTCGAGCGTTACGCCAAGGAGTTCGGCGCCACCTATCTCTTCCAGGGAACCATCGCCCCGGACTGGATCGAGTCCGGCGACGGTGTCAGGGACACCATCAAGTCGCACCACAACGTGGGAGGTCTCCCGAAGGATCTGGGAATGACCCTCGTCGAACCGCTCAGGGACCTGTACAAGGACGAAGTCAGGCAGGTCGCCAGGAAACTGGGCGTCGAGGCATCCGAGAGGCAGCCGTTCCCCGGACCCGCACTCGCGGTAAGATGTCTTGGGGAGGTCACCCCCGAGAAGATCGAGGTCGTTCGCGAGGCATGTTTCATCGTCGAGGACGAGATCGCCAAGGCCGCAGGCAGCGGGGAGACCGTCCGCCCGTGGCAGTACTTCGCGGTCCTTCTCCCCACCAAGACCGTGGGGGTCCAGGGAGACAGAAGGGCATACGGGTACACCATCGCCGTCCGCGCCGTGGATTCCGTCGACGGTATGACCGCCACATTCTCCAGGCTTCCGCTTGAGGTCCTGAACAGGATCTCCGTGAGGATCACCGACACCATGAAGAGTCAGGTCAACCGCGTGGTTTACGACATCACATCGAAGCCTCCGGCGACCGTCGAATGGGAATGA
- a CDS encoding protein translocase SEC61 complex gamma subunit, archaeal and eukaryotic: MADEAAGSGAAQDFQDELDSKISGFGKGKYGRILQMAHTPDKEEFIKTSKISAIGIIVLGALGFFIMWLMTYLPDYF, from the coding sequence ATGGCAGACGAAGCAGCAGGGAGCGGAGCCGCACAGGACTTCCAGGATGAACTGGATTCCAAGATCAGCGGATTCGGCAAAGGCAAGTACGGCAGAATCCTGCAGATGGCCCACACCCCGGACAAGGAGGAGTTCATCAAGACCTCCAAGATTTCGGCTATCGGAATCATCGTCCTGGGAGCGCTCGGCTTCTTCATCATGTGGCTCATGACCTACCTTCCAGACTACTTCTGA
- a CDS encoding HpaII restriction endonuclease, producing the protein MASDLILPGSERTSFVYRIEGGMDDRDRDEMEAMDSGYVMGENWPAIVSDSVDIGHRMRYMRKRNLGLRFLRVESKDYLSELSALDPDLPAILGWMVSEAYLGGTPRIDDIIDNLESVNPLRYPRPAVSGIYREKVGRFLESVGAGEDNSLDRVPVGRNGCAEVWKAPDRSFEMRLVLQIRV; encoded by the coding sequence GTGGCATCTGATCTTATCCTCCCCGGATCGGAAAGGACGTCCTTCGTCTACAGAATAGAAGGGGGCATGGACGACCGCGACAGGGACGAGATGGAGGCCATGGATTCCGGCTATGTCATGGGAGAGAACTGGCCTGCGATAGTCTCCGACTCTGTGGATATCGGCCACCGCATGAGGTACATGAGGAAACGGAACCTGGGGCTGAGGTTCCTCAGGGTCGAATCGAAGGATTACCTCTCCGAACTGTCGGCCTTGGACCCGGACCTGCCTGCTATCCTCGGATGGATGGTCTCGGAAGCGTACCTCGGGGGAACGCCCAGGATCGATGACATCATTGACAACCTGGAATCCGTAAACCCGCTGAGGTATCCGAGACCCGCGGTCTCCGGGATCTACCGCGAAAAGGTCGGGAGGTTCCTGGAATCTGTCGGGGCGGGAGAGGACAACTCCCTCGACAGGGTGCCCGTCGGCAGAAACGGGTGCGCCGAGGTGTGGAAGGCCCCCGACAGGTCATTCGAGATGAGATTGGTCCTCCAGATCAGGGTTTGA
- a CDS encoding Ribosomal protein L10, with protein sequence MAHVASWKKDVVEEIVADIKQYPTIAVVNVEGIGATQFQSMRAGLRGHAKIKMAKNKLLALALQEAAAEKAGVDQLVDAIDGQCAIVATDLNPFKLFNKLKATQTPAPARAGTAAPEDIVVPEGPTPFGPGPIIGELQKLGLPAQIMAGKIVIKKDTTVVKKGEEISAELAAMLPKLEILPCLVGMNAKAVFGDGIIYAKEVLDIPEDYYSSMFATAAHDALALAVEIAYPAKETIVPLVQKAYRQTYALSLEAAIPTKETIGALFAKADSQMLALASASGFTNDDIAGRLSAAAAAPVAAAEPANAEQKAEENTEEEEVSEEEAAAGLSALFG encoded by the coding sequence ATGGCACACGTTGCAAGTTGGAAGAAGGACGTCGTCGAAGAGATCGTCGCCGATATCAAGCAGTACCCGACCATCGCAGTCGTGAATGTCGAGGGTATCGGTGCAACCCAGTTCCAGTCCATGCGTGCTGGACTGCGCGGACACGCCAAGATCAAGATGGCAAAGAACAAGCTTCTTGCCCTTGCTCTCCAGGAGGCCGCTGCAGAGAAGGCAGGCGTCGACCAGCTGGTTGATGCGATCGACGGACAGTGCGCGATCGTTGCCACGGACCTCAATCCGTTCAAGCTCTTCAACAAGCTCAAGGCAACCCAGACTCCCGCACCCGCCAGGGCCGGAACGGCCGCTCCCGAGGACATCGTCGTCCCCGAGGGACCTACCCCGTTCGGACCTGGACCCATCATCGGCGAACTTCAGAAACTCGGGCTTCCTGCACAGATCATGGCAGGAAAAATCGTAATCAAGAAGGATACCACCGTCGTCAAGAAGGGCGAAGAGATCTCCGCCGAACTTGCCGCGATGCTCCCCAAGCTGGAGATCCTTCCGTGCCTCGTCGGAATGAACGCGAAAGCGGTCTTCGGAGACGGAATCATCTACGCGAAGGAAGTCCTGGATATCCCCGAGGATTACTACTCGTCTATGTTCGCTACGGCCGCACACGACGCGCTCGCACTGGCAGTCGAGATCGCCTACCCGGCGAAGGAGACCATCGTGCCGCTCGTCCAGAAGGCGTACAGGCAGACCTATGCCCTGTCGCTCGAGGCCGCGATACCGACCAAAGAGACAATTGGAGCGCTTTTTGCGAAGGCAGACTCTCAGATGCTTGCCCTTGCTTCTGCGTCCGGATTCACCAACGACGACATCGCTGGCAGGCTGAGTGCAGCCGCAGCAGCGCCGGTGGCCGCAGCAGAGCCCGCTAACGCGGAGCAAAAAGCAGAAGAAAACACCGAAGAGGAAGAGGTCAGCGAGGAAGAAGCCGCAGCTGGACTCAGCGCACTCTTCGGATGA
- a CDS encoding GMP synthase (glutamine-hydrolyzing), N-terminal domain or A subunit, producing the protein MKVYVVDNGGQWTHREWRVLKYLKVETKIIPNTTPFEEISDLDGLILSGGAPNVACDGDRMGNNAEYIDRATFPVFGICAGMQYMCQHFGSQLGPADMPEFGEVKLKVSDHSDLFKNVPDEFTVWGSHNDEVKQVPPGFRLTASSPSCRVEGVACIDRPLFGVQFHPEVENTEHGAEIFQNFLEIIRSQRQ; encoded by the coding sequence ATGAAGGTCTATGTCGTTGATAACGGCGGACAGTGGACGCACCGCGAGTGGCGCGTGCTGAAATACCTGAAGGTCGAGACCAAGATCATCCCCAACACCACCCCGTTCGAGGAGATCTCCGACCTGGACGGTCTCATCCTCTCCGGAGGCGCCCCCAACGTGGCCTGCGACGGAGACAGGATGGGCAACAACGCCGAGTACATAGACAGGGCGACCTTCCCCGTTTTCGGCATCTGCGCCGGAATGCAGTACATGTGCCAGCACTTCGGTTCCCAGCTCGGCCCGGCGGATATGCCGGAGTTCGGGGAGGTGAAGCTTAAGGTCTCCGACCATTCCGACCTCTTCAAGAACGTCCCCGACGAGTTCACCGTCTGGGGTTCCCACAACGACGAAGTCAAGCAGGTCCCCCCGGGATTCAGGCTCACCGCCTCGTCCCCCTCATGCAGGGTCGAGGGGGTCGCCTGCATCGACAGGCCGCTTTTCGGGGTACAGTTCCACCCAGAGGTGGAGAACACCGAGCACGGGGCAGAGATCTTCCAGAATTTCCTGGAAATCATCAGGTCCCAGAGACAGTGA
- a CDS encoding LSU ribosomal protein L11P has product MDGGKATAGPPLGPALGPKGVNIGQIIAKINEKTKAFEGMKVPVKILINPDKTFDVKVGTPPVSALIKNELGISKESGNPKTEIVGNLSVDQIKKIAAQKQDSLLGATEKARVLEVAGNCVSCGVTVDGKAPKQFQKDVKAGMYDDQLEH; this is encoded by the coding sequence GTGGACGGCGGCAAGGCCACGGCAGGACCGCCGCTCGGACCCGCACTCGGTCCCAAAGGCGTTAACATCGGCCAGATCATCGCAAAGATCAACGAGAAGACCAAGGCATTCGAGGGAATGAAGGTCCCCGTCAAGATCCTCATCAACCCCGACAAGACCTTCGACGTGAAGGTCGGAACCCCGCCCGTGTCCGCTCTCATCAAGAACGAGCTCGGAATCTCCAAAGAATCCGGAAACCCCAAGACCGAGATCGTCGGAAACCTTTCTGTCGACCAGATCAAGAAGATCGCGGCCCAGAAGCAGGACTCCCTCCTCGGAGCTACCGAGAAGGCACGTGTCCTCGAGGTCGCCGGAAACTGCGTTTCCTGCGGAGTCACCGTCGACGGCAAGGCCCCCAAGCAGTTCCAGAAGGACGTCAAGGCCGGCATGTACGACGATCAGCTCGAGCACTGA
- a CDS encoding LSU ribosomal protein L1P, whose protein sequence is MAVNLRDIDLTLPKNRIQEDIVLPKGRGKAVKVTVIGGGELALKAKDVADLVIGPDEIGALADNKKQAKKVANDTEFFIAEAPLMAQVGKRLGTVLGPRGKMPKPIAPGADPSAMIDNLRKSVTVRTKDHKTFHVPVGTVEMSAEDIAENIDVVMSRVIGHLEKGKHNIDSVYIKTSMGPSERLM, encoded by the coding sequence TTGGCCGTCAACCTCAGGGACATTGACCTCACCCTCCCCAAGAACCGTATCCAGGAGGACATCGTTCTCCCCAAGGGACGCGGGAAGGCAGTCAAAGTCACTGTGATTGGCGGTGGCGAACTAGCCCTGAAAGCCAAGGACGTTGCTGACCTTGTGATCGGCCCCGACGAGATCGGAGCCCTCGCAGACAACAAGAAACAGGCTAAGAAGGTCGCTAACGACACCGAGTTCTTTATCGCTGAGGCACCTCTGATGGCTCAGGTCGGTAAGAGGCTCGGTACCGTTCTCGGTCCCCGCGGAAAGATGCCGAAGCCGATCGCACCCGGAGCAGATCCGTCTGCGATGATCGACAACCTCCGCAAGTCTGTTACTGTCCGTACGAAAGACCATAAGACTTTCCACGTTCCCGTCGGAACCGTCGAAATGTCCGCAGAGGACATCGCTGAGAACATCGATGTCGTCATGAGCCGTGTTATTGGACACCTTGAGAAAGGAAAACACAACATCGACTCCGTGTACATTAAGACCTCCATGGGACCGTCTGAGAGGCTGATGTGA
- a CDS encoding ribosomal protein L24p/L26e, archaeal codes for MSDTTGGPTFSGDSGIKEVHAGKAVKWDFEVSAGAAKADFEFSVVASDPDMGPEWSITLFDSVGSILWDNFRSKPKVTVDFPGKSGKLLTLEVICPKGARYDESVNIEITAKSDAGEASQHFGAAARQSIVILKTQMDQEKVVVQSLIAKADQGEKDIYAVLSPAGMRGYVFVEGMNTDRMHEKTRDIKKARAFIDGEVSIEEISNYLYPVSAVIGIEEGDIVELVNGPFKGEKARVTKIDETKEEITVELVDAMVPIPVTVKGDSVRLIEKEN; via the coding sequence ATGTCTGACACAACTGGTGGCCCAACGTTCTCCGGCGACAGCGGCATCAAGGAGGTCCACGCCGGTAAGGCAGTCAAGTGGGACTTCGAGGTTTCCGCAGGCGCAGCAAAGGCCGACTTCGAATTCAGCGTCGTCGCCTCCGATCCCGACATGGGACCCGAGTGGAGCATCACCCTCTTTGACTCGGTCGGAAGCATCCTCTGGGATAACTTCCGCTCCAAGCCCAAGGTCACGGTGGACTTCCCCGGAAAGAGCGGCAAACTGCTGACCCTCGAGGTCATCTGCCCCAAGGGAGCTAGGTACGACGAGAGCGTCAACATCGAGATCACCGCAAAGTCTGATGCCGGAGAGGCCTCGCAGCACTTCGGCGCCGCTGCCAGACAGTCCATTGTGATTCTCAAAACCCAGATGGACCAGGAGAAGGTCGTCGTACAGAGTCTTATCGCCAAGGCAGACCAGGGAGAGAAGGACATCTATGCCGTCCTCAGCCCTGCCGGAATGAGGGGTTATGTGTTCGTCGAAGGGATGAACACCGACCGTATGCACGAGAAGACCCGTGATATCAAGAAAGCTCGCGCCTTCATCGACGGAGAGGTCTCGATAGAGGAGATTAGTAACTACCTCTACCCCGTCTCCGCGGTCATAGGTATCGAAGAGGGAGACATCGTGGAACTTGTCAACGGCCCGTTCAAGGGCGAGAAGGCAAGGGTCACCAAGATCGACGAGACCAAGGAGGAGATCACCGTTGAGCTCGTCGACGCCATGGTCCCCATCCCCGTTACCGTCAAAGGCGACAGCGTCAGATTAATCGAGAAGGAGAATTGA